One genomic region from Sparus aurata chromosome 15, fSpaAur1.1, whole genome shotgun sequence encodes:
- the heatr5b gene encoding HEAT repeat-containing protein 5B isoform X1, producing the protein MELAHSLLLNEDALAQITEAKRPVFIFEWLRFLDKVLVAANRVDVKEKQKKLVEQLTGLISSAPGPPTRKLLAKNLATLYSIGDTFTVFQTLDKCNEIIKSKDDTPAYLPTKLAAVACVGAFYEKMGRMLGSSFPDTINNLLKALKSAESQGRGEILLSLQKVLNGLGGAAASCHRDIYKNARSLLTDRSMAVRCAVAKCLLELQNEAVFMWTTELENMATLCFKALEGSNYGVRVAVAKLLGTVMATALMPKQAAVMRQNVKRATLEEVLELMATGFLRGGSGFLKSGGEMLKGGGSVSREVRVGVTQAYVVFVTTLGGQWLERNFATFLSHVLDLVSHPRATQTHVEAVYSRRCVSFMLRATLGGLLGEKAQIAAGKEICQAISKQMRAVGKEDGGEISRFRALQKAVVNDISGENKAGAADVSASQHVMVCALKELGSLVQSLSATASPLIQEPSIGLLETVTSVLLHPSMAARLAAAWCLRCVAVALPYQLTPLLDRCAERINNLKSSPEAVSGYSFAMAALLGGVHQCPLGIPHSKGKLVVSIAEDLLRTAAQNSRLSLQRTQAGWLLLGALMTLGPSLVRYHLPKMLLLWRNVFPRSQKELEAEKARGDSFTWQVTLEGRAGALCAMRSFVAHCPELLTEDVIRRLMTPIECAMTMMSHVPAIIKVHGAHLKASAAMVRLRLYDILALLPPKTYEGSFNALLRELVAEFTLTDNSANTTTSLLRSLCHYDDSVLMGSWLQETDHKSIEDQLQPNSASGSGALEHDPSSIYLRVPVGEAIPGPLPLGVSVIDASVALFGVVFPHVSFKHRLQMLDHFAECIKQAKGVRQQAVQLNIFTAVLSALKGLAENKSTLGPEEVRKSALALVMGALDNPNPILRCAAGEALGRMAQVVGEATFIARMAQTSFDKLKSARDVVSRTGHSLALGCLHRYVGGIGSGQHLKTSVSILLALAQDGSSHEVQTWALHSLALIVDSSGPMYRGYVEPTLSLVLTLLLTVPPSHTEVHQCLGRCLGALITTVGPELQGNGATISTIRSSCLVGCAIMQDHSDSLVQAAAISCLQQLHMFAPRHVNLSSLVPCLCVHLCSSHLLLRRAAVACLRQLAQREAAEVCAYAMSLAKRAGDSKDATINLNITETGLEGVLFGMLDRETDRKLCSDIHDTLGHMLSSLAVEKLPHWLKLCKDVLAATTDVGGAVVFEVEKDEEDSEKKDEMDDDTMFTGLGEDDKSKPSVAPRWVTRVFAADCLCRIILLCENDKAHFDLAAARSAKAKNPKGDLLVLHLSDLIRMAFMAATDHSNQLRMAGLQALEDIIKKFASVPEPEFPGHVILEQYQANVGAALRPAFSPDTPSDITAKACQVCSTWIGSGVVSDLNDLRRVHNLLVSSLDKVQAGKGSSSQLYSESATTMEKLAVLKAWAEVYVVSMKIKKEAESKPAKPARNADEDDDEDDMGADVLPPDSLITLVQPELPSLSRLWLAMLRDYALLTLPAEFSSQLPPDGGAFYTPETIDTARLHYRSSWAPVLHAVALWLSSTGFGADEEKEDVPSAPSKAPALPQGASVTTKTFEESVEDRMHLMLGVSIEFLCFPRPEEPIEHVMSCLQALFTLLASPCAKIHIAQDQLLAVELLNVLHRLLLTRDPPAVQLQVSAVVQETIRAAQDHLQQQRTSKGKEEEGEKDCQPSLGEGGDTGELVPGKSLVFAAMELLVFILVRHLPQLNTRVKESPSHVPLRPQRLPEESARLVANTVSILAELPSLCSPAASMTILPTVLFLITGVLRETAVKTADNLVPVPVSAALQGIKTIITSPLARVESMQAQWTGLVRSSLASVLEHSQPDESRPDMDEVSMLTAITLFLLSASNELVGVTVLQKGCMDRFRNALNSSDPWVQARCYQLLLSVFQHSSRALSTPYIHALAPLMVEKLKAVERSRPGTAAELQAVQEGIRVLENLVGMGEEQNRVQLLALLVPTLISYLLDENAISSAPQVSKGLHDFALQNLMRIGPLYPAAFKTVIGAAPELKIRLESAIRANQASSRAKAAARQAQPTVQAAPTIKLKTSFF; encoded by the exons ATGGAGCTGGCCCACAGTCTGCTGCTCAATGAAGATGCCTTGGCCCAGATCACTGAAGCAAAGAGGCCTGTCTTCATCTTCGAATGGCTACGCTTCTTGGATAAAGTGCTCGTGGCAGCAAATAGG GTGGATGtgaaggagaagcagaagaagctGGTGGAGCAGCTAACGGGACTGATCAGCAGTGCCCCTGGACCACCAACAAGAAAACTGCTGGCCAAGAACCTTGCTACGCTCTACAGCATTGGTGACACCTTCACTGTTTTCCAGACTCTTGACAAATGCAACGAGATCATCAAGAGCAAGGATGACACACCTGCATACCTTCCAACAAAACT TGCTGCAGTGGCCTGTGTTGGAGCTTTTTATGAGAAGATGGGCAGGATGCTAGGAAGCTCCTTTCCAGACACCATCAATAACCTTTTGAAGGCATTAAAGAGTGCAGAG TCCCaaggcagaggagagatccTTCTCAGCCTGCAGAAGGTGCTTAACGGACTGGGTGGAGCTGCAGCTTCATGTCACAGAGATATCTACAAGAATGCCCGCTCTCTGCTCACAGACAGGTCCATGGCTGTACGCTGTGCGGTAGCAAAG TGTCTGTTGGAGCTGCAGAATGAGGCAGTTTTTATGTGGACTACAGAACTGGAGAACATGGCAACATTATGTTTCAAAGCCTTGGAAGGATCGAACTATGGTGTTCGGGTGGCAGTGGCTAAACTGCTGGGGACAGTCATGGCCACTGCCCTGATGCCCAAACAAGCAGCTG TGATGCGTCAGAACGTGAAGCGGGCCACTCTAGAAGAAGTGCTGGAGCTGATGGCCACAGGCTTTCTACGTGGTGGATCTGGCTTCCTGAAGAGCGGAGGGGAGATGTTGAAGGGGGGAGGCTCTGTCAGCAGGGAGGTTAGGGTGGGCGTCACACAG GCCTATGTGGTGTTCGTGACTACGCTTGGTGGTCAGTGGCTGGAGCGCAACTTTGCCACGTTCCTGTCCCACGTTTTGGACCTGGTGTCTCACCCACGGGCAACGCAGACCCATGTTGAGGCTGTGTACTCGCGCCGCTGTGTCTCCTTCATGCTACGCGCCACCCTCGGGGGCTTACTTGGAGAGAAAGCACAAATCGCAGCCGGCAAAGAAATCTGCCAAGCCATCAGCAAGCAAATGAGGGCTGTGGGTAAGGAGGATGGGGGGGAAATATCACGGTTCAGAGCATTACAGA AGGCAGTCGTGAATGACATCAGTGGAGAGAACAAGGCGGGGGCAGCCGATGTCTCTGCTAGTCAGCATGTTATGGTGTGTGCCCTAAAAGAGCTGGGCAGTCTAGTTCAGAGCTTGAGTGCCACAGCTTCACCGCTCATCCAAGAGCCTTCTATag GCCTCCTTGAAACAGTGACCTCAGTGCTGCTGCACCCAAGCATGGCAGCTCGTTTGGCGGCTGCATGGTGCTTGCGCTGCGTTGCCGTTGCACTGCCCTATCAGTTGACCCCGCTGCTGGACCGCTGTGCAGAGAgaatcaacaacctgaagagTTCACCTGAGGCTGTCAGCGGTTACAGCTTTGCTATGGCTGCTCTGCTGGGAGGCGTACACCAGTGTCCACTGGGTATCCCCCACTCCAAGGGCAAG TTGGTGGTTAGTATAGCTGAAGACCTCCTGCGGACAGCAGCTCAGAATAGTCGACTGTCCCTGCAGCGCACACAGGCTGGATGGCTGCTGCTGGGTGCCCTCATGACTCTGG GTCCCTCCCTCGTGCGATATCACCTTCccaagatgctgctgctgtggaggaaCGTGTTCCCTCGCTCCCAGAAGGAGCTGGAGGCAGAAAAGGCCAGAGGAGACTCCTTCACCTGGCAGGTCACCCTGGAGGGCCGAGCTGGAGCACTCTGTG CTATGCGTAGCTTTGTGGCCCACTGTCCTGAGCTGCTTACAGAAGATGTGATCCGTCGACTGATGACTCCCATTGAATGTGCCATGACCATGATGTCTCA TGTCCCTGCCATCATTAAGGTCCATGGTGCTCACCTGAAAGCAAGTGCAGCGATGGTGAGGCTCAGGTTGTACGATATCCTGGCTCTGTTGCCTCCCAAGACCTATGAAG GGAGCTTCAACGCCCTCCTGAGGGAGCTGGTGGCAGAGTTCACTTTGACAGACAACTCGGCCAACACCACCACTTCCCTGCTGCGCTCTCTCTGTCACTATGACGATAGTGTGCTCATGGGTTCTTGGCTGCAGGAGACGGACCACAAGTCCATAGAGGATCAG CTGCAGCCCAACAGTGCGTCTGGCAGTGGAGCTCTGGAACACGATCCCTCCTCCATCTACCTGCGTGTACCGGTCGGCGAAGCCATCCCAGGACCTCTCCCATTGGGTGTGTCAGTAATCGATGCTTCAGTGGCGCTGTTCGGTGTGGTTTTCCCCCATGTCTCCTTCAAACACAG GCTGCAGATGCTTGACCATTTTGCAGAGTGCATAAAGCAGGCGAAAGGAGTTCGGCAGCAGGCAGTTCAGCTGAACATATTTACTGCAGTGCTCAGTGCCCTTAAG GGTTTGGCTGAAAACAAGAGTACTCTGGGTCCTGAGGAGGTACGTAAATCAGCCCTTGCCCTTGTGATGGGAGCATTGGATAATCCCAACCCCATTCTGCGCTGTGCTGCTGGAGAGGCCCTGGGCAGGATGGCTCAGGTGGTGGGAGAGGCGACCTTCATCGCCAGAATGGCTCAGACCAGCTTTGACAA ACTGAAGTCGGCCCGTGATGTAGTTTCAAGGACGGGTCATTCACTGGCTCTCGGCTGTCTCCATCGATACGTTGGAGGAATTGGCTCAGGCCAGCACTTAAAGACCAGTGTCAGCATCCTGTTGGCTCTGGCCCAGGATGGGTCCTCTCATGAGGTCCAG ACATGGGCTCTGCACTCTCTGGCTCTGATTGTGGATTCTAGtggtcccatgtacagaggctacGTGGAGCCCACACTGTCCCTGGTGCTCACCCTGCTCCTCACTGTGCCTCCATCTCATACAGAGGTGCACCAGTGTTTGGGCCGCTGCCTGGGAGCTCTTATTACTACTGTTGGACCAGAATTACAGG GGAATGGAGCCACCATCTCCACCATCCGCTCGTCCTGCCTGGTTGGTTGCGCCATAATGCAGGACCACTCCGACTCCCTCGTGCAGGCAGCTGCCATCTCATGCTTGCAGCAGCTGCACATGTTCGCTCCACGCCACGTCAACCTGTCCAGCCTAGTGCCCTGTCTCTGC GTGCACTTGTGCAGCTCCCACCTGTTGCTGCGGCGTGCTGCTGTGGCTTGCCTGAGGCAGCTCGCTCagagagaggctgcagaggtGTGCGCGTATGCCATGAGCCTGGCGAAGAGAGCAGGAGACAGCAAAGACGCTACTATCA ATCTGAACATCACAGAAACTGGACTGGAGGGCGTTTTGTTTGGCATGCTGGATCGGGAGACGGATAGGAAGCTGTGTTCTGACATCCATGACACACTGGGCCACATGCTGTCATCTCTTGCTGTGGAAAAGCTTCCGCATTGGCTGAAACTCTGCAAGGATGTTTTGGCAGCAACTACAG ATGTAGGAGGAGCTGTCGTATTCGAGGTGGAGAAGGATGAGGAAGACTCAGAGAAAAAAGACGAGATGGACGACGACACCATGTTCACAGGCCTGGGCGAAGATGACAAGTCCAAGCCCTCTGTTGCACCGCGCTGGGTGACGCGGGTGTTTGCTGCGGACTGCTTATGCCGCATCATCCTGTTGTGTGAGAACGACAAAGCACACTTTGACCTGGCAGCTGCCCGCTCTGCAAAAGCCAAGAACCCCAAAG GAGATCTATTGGTCCTACATTTGTCTGACCTAATCCGCATGGCCTTCATggcggccacagaccacagtaACCAGCTGAGGATGGCCGGCCTTCAGGCCCTGGAGGACATCATTAAAAAGTTTGCGTCTGTACCAGAGCCCGAGTTCCCGGGGCACGTTATCCTGGAACAGTACCAGGCTAAT GTTGGAGCTGCCCTCAGACCTGCGTTTTCACCTGACACGCCATCTGACATAACTGCTAAGGCATGCCAG GTGTGTAGTACATGGATTGGTAGCGGCGTAGTCAGTGACCTCAACGACCTGCGACGAGTCCACAACCTGCTCGTGTCTTCGCTGGACAAGGTGCAGGCTGGGAAGGGCTCATCCAGCCAGCTGTACAGTGAGAGTGCCACCACAATGGAGAAGCTGGCCGTGCTGAAGGCATGGGCCGAG GTGTATGTGGTGTCGATGAAGATCAAGAAAGAAGCAGAGTCTAAGCCCGCCAAACCAGCCAGAAATGCAGATGAGGACGACGATGAGGACGATATGGGTGCAGATGTCCTTCCACCAGACAGCCTCATAACTTTGGTGCAGCCAGAGCTGCCATCGCTGAGCCGCCTGTGGCTGGCAATGCTGCGGGACTACGCTCTGCTCACTCTGCCTGCTGAgttctccagtcagctgccccCTGATG gtggagCGTTTTATACTCCGGAGACTATAGACACAGCAAGACTCCACTATCGCAGTTCCTGGGCACCCGTCCTGCATGCTGTGGCCCTGTGGCTGAGCAGCACTGGATTCGGAGCtgatgaagagaaagaggacGTCCCCTCAGCTCCCTCCAAGGCTCCTGCCCTCCCTCAAGGAGCCTCCGTCACCACAAAGACCTTTGAGGAATCAGTGGAGGACAGGATGCATCTAATGTTGG GTGTCAGTATAGAGTTTCTTTGCTTCCCCCGGCCCGAGGAGCCCATTGAACATGTGATGTCCTGCCTGCAGGCCCTGTTCACACTGCTAGCATCTCCATGTGCTAAAATCCACATCGCGCAGGACCAG CTGTTGGCAGTAGAGCTCTTGAACGTGCTCCACAGACTGCTGCTGACCCGGGACCCTCCTGCTGTCCAGCTCCAGGTCAGTGCTGTTGTACAGGAGACCATCAGGGCTGCACAGGACCATCTGCAGCAACAGAGGACCAGCAAGG GCAAAGAGGAAGAAGGCGAGAAAGACTGCCAGCCCAGCCTTGGGGAAGGGGGAGACACAGGGGAGCTTGTCCCTGGCAAGTCTCTGGTGTTTGCAGCCATGGAGTTGCTCGTGTTCATCTTGGTGCGCCACTTACCACAGCTCAACACACGTGTGAAGGAGTCACCCAGCCATGTGCCACTCAGGCCTCAGCGACTACCCGAAGAAAGCGCTCGCCTTGTGGCCAACACAGTTTCCATCCTGGCAGAACTGCCCTCGCTCTGTTCTCCTGCTG CAAGCATGACCATTCTCCCTACGGTGCTCTTCCTAATCACGGGGGTGCTGAGGGAAACTGCAGTTAAGACTGCTGACAACTTGGTGCCCGTGCCTGTGTCAGCTGCCCTGCAGGGCATCAAGACCATCATCACCTCCCCACTGGCCCGGGTGGAGAGCATGCAGGCACAGTGGACCGGCCTCGTGAGGAGCAGTCTGGCATCTGTGCTCGAGCACTCACAGCCAG aTGAGTCCAGGCCTGACATGGATGAGGTCAGTATGTTGACCGCGATCACCCTCTTTCTGCTGTCTGCCAGCAATGAACTCGTTGGGGTAACCGTCCTGCAGAAGGGGTGCATGGACCGCTTCCGAAATGCCCTCAACTCCAGTGATCCTTGG GTTCAGGCTCGGTGTTACCAGCTGCTGTTGTCAGTGTTTCAGCACTCCAGCCGTGCCCTGTCCACTCCCTACATCCATGCTCTGGCTCCACTCATGGTGGAGAAGCTGAAGGCGGTGGAGCGCAGTCGGCCAGGGAccgctgcagagctgcaggctgTGCAGGAAGGCATCAGGGTCCTGGAGAATTTGGTCGGGATGGGTGAAGAGCAGAACC GGGTGCAGTTGCTGGCTCTACTTGTACCAACTCTCATCTCCTACCTTTTGGACGAAAATGCCATCTCCTCCGCCCCCCAAGTCTCCAAAGGCCTGCACGATTTTGCCCTTCAGAACTTAATGCGAATTGGCCCCCTCTACCCAGCTGCCTTCAAGACAGTAATTGGTGCAGCACCTGAGCTTAAAATCCGTTTGGAATCTGCCATTCGGGCCAACCAGGCCAGCAGCCGAGCCAAAGCTGCAGCCAGGCAAGCTCAGCCAACTGTGCAAGCTGCACCAACCATCAAACTGAAGACGAGCTTCTTCTGA